The Daucus carota subsp. sativus chromosome 9, DH1 v3.0, whole genome shotgun sequence genome window below encodes:
- the LOC108202284 gene encoding glycine-rich protein A3-like, giving the protein MGDEQDKGLFPHHSGGGGYPPGQYPPAGGGYPPQGYPPAGGGYPPQGYPQGGGGYPPQGYPQGGGGYPPQGYSPAGHHSGPHMPGGVAGMVAGGAAAAAAAYGVHHMTHGHGHGHGHGGHGGYAHGAMGMPGMGGYGHGKFKHGKGKFKHGKHGKGKKHGKKWKSIERMWGSGHNHHHHHHGQYPSYGGYPPQSYPPVAGCPPPVYGPSGYPYTHHPGHGSGVVGMLAGAMATAAMLMGAMAGTVDTMDTNTANSSMENLENMGSSRSGSNSLYSSLIIIKFINKIASLI; this is encoded by the exons ATGGGGGACGAGCAAGATAAAGGGTTGTTTCCGCATCATTCTGGTGGTGGAGGCTATCCTCCTGGGCAGTATCCGCCAGCAGGTGGAGGCTATCCTCCCCAGGGCTACCCACCAGCTGGTGGAGGGTATCCCCCACAGGGATATCCACAAGGGGGCGGAGGGTATCCCCCACAGGGATATCCACAAGGGGGTGGCGGTTATCCTCCACAAGGCTATTCTCCTGCTGGACACCATTCAGGTCCACACATGCCAG GGGGAGTAGCAGGAATGGTTGCTGGTGGTGCAGCAGCTGCCGCAGCAGCTTATGGTGTTCATCATATGACTCATGGTCATGGGCACGGGCATGGACATGGGGGGCATGGTGGCTATGCACATGGGGCGATGGGAATGCCAGGCATGGGAGGCTATGGCCACGGCAAGTTCAAACATGGCAAGGGAAAATTTAAGCACGGAAAGCATGGGAAGGGCAAGAAGCACGGCAAAAAGTGGAAGT CTATTGAAAGAATGTGGGGCAGCGGTCATAatcatcatcaccatcatcatgGACAATATCCAAGCTACGGAGGCTACCCTCCCCAGAGCTACCCTCCGGTTGCTGGTTGTCCCCCACCGGTCTATGGACCATCCGGCTACCCTTATACTCACCATCCAG GCCATGGATCTGGTGTAGTAGGAATGCTTGCTGGTGCT ATGGCCACGGCGGCTATGCTCATGGGGGCTATGGCGGGCACGGTGGATACTATGGACACAAACACGGCAAATTCAAGCATGGAAAATTTGGAAAACATGGGAAGTTCAAGAAGTGGAAGTAATTCATTGTATTCTTCTctaattatcataaaattcataaataaaattgcAAGTCTGATATAG